The following proteins come from a genomic window of Nostoc sp. TCL26-01:
- a CDS encoding FecR domain-containing protein, which produces MRLKLFPLLTAIGLCGVIVLTWSNQVKANTPLTRAEIQSLRNFVQLIQRANRNKRPARQADAIIPGDGLSTGRASLADLRFNDGSLARVGEQAVFQFMPKTRNFRLSNGTVLLLIPPGRGQTRIQTPSAAAAIRGSALFVRYDQRTDTTVVGALTNSGIAVSNQNASQTQQLQAGQLLVITKGEITGLYDFDLQNFYETSELTQGLNLTKQDSSATTDPAIASVQAEIIAALSMQSPLVGQGVMDNPAFLDLTTGTSNLTSEEVDQENASADLTTDESLVDSLVETGEILFNNAQRLEDRQENIVGGNNSGNENPPVVKPGNENPPTGNPGNDKPVGNAGENPGNNNSGGVTPPDNNQGGGGVTPPDNNQGGGGVTPPDNNQGGGGVTPPDNNQGGGGVTPPDNNQGGGGVTPPDNNQGGGGVTPPDNNQGGGGVTPPDEDNPPP; this is translated from the coding sequence ATGCGATTAAAACTGTTCCCTCTATTAACAGCAATTGGATTGTGTGGGGTGATAGTATTAACCTGGTCAAATCAGGTAAAAGCTAATACTCCTTTAACCCGTGCTGAGATTCAAAGTTTGCGTAACTTTGTCCAATTAATTCAACGAGCTAATAGAAATAAGCGTCCAGCACGCCAAGCAGATGCCATAATTCCCGGAGATGGACTATCAACAGGACGAGCTTCTTTAGCAGACTTGCGTTTTAATGACGGTTCTTTAGCCAGAGTTGGTGAACAAGCCGTATTCCAATTCATGCCTAAGACGCGGAATTTTCGACTTTCTAACGGTACAGTTTTACTACTAATTCCACCAGGTAGGGGACAAACACGTATACAAACGCCAAGTGCTGCCGCCGCCATTCGTGGTTCTGCATTATTTGTCCGCTATGATCAAAGAACCGATACTACTGTTGTAGGTGCATTAACAAATAGTGGTATTGCCGTTTCTAATCAAAATGCTTCTCAAACTCAACAACTACAAGCAGGACAACTGTTAGTCATAACCAAAGGTGAAATTACAGGTCTTTATGATTTTGATTTGCAGAATTTTTATGAAACAAGCGAATTAACTCAAGGTCTGAATTTAACTAAACAAGATTCATCTGCAACTACAGACCCAGCTATTGCTAGTGTGCAAGCAGAAATTATTGCCGCTTTATCAATGCAGTCACCTCTTGTTGGTCAAGGGGTCATGGATAACCCAGCTTTTTTAGATTTGACTACTGGTACTTCTAACTTAACAAGTGAAGAGGTTGATCAAGAAAACGCCTCAGCTGATCTAACTACGGATGAATCACTGGTTGATTCATTAGTGGAAACGGGAGAAATTCTGTTTAATAATGCTCAAAGACTGGAAGATAGGCAAGAAAATATTGTTGGTGGCAACAATTCTGGGAATGAGAATCCCCCTGTAGTTAAACCTGGAAATGAGAATCCGCCTACTGGTAATCCAGGGAATGACAAACCTGTTGGTAACGCCGGTGAAAATCCTGGTAACAATAACTCAGGTGGCGTGACTCCACCTGACAACAATCAAGGCGGTGGTGGTGTGACTCCACCTGATAATAATCAAGGCGGTGGTGGTGTGACTCCACCTGATAATAATCAAGGCGGTGGCGGCGTGACTCCACCTGATAATAATCAAGGCGGTGGTGGTGTGACTCCACCTGATAATAATCAAGGCGGTGGCGGCGTGACTCCACCTGATAACAATCAAGGCGGTGGCGGCGTGACTCCACCTGATAATAATCAAGGCGGTGGCGGTGTGACTCCACCTGATGAGGACAATCCACCTCCTTAA
- a CDS encoding mechanosensitive ion channel family protein, which yields MNILIILGEIIFLIVIFLLLNWLIGITFQQVAKISWLQGKTANITFLRRSISRILILTSVVLCLALIAVNGMVIYRGGNVKEFQLNLIRSLPTQFWLNILTASLKTVSLLMLVKFSIPSLHQAIDWVCNYAKTADQIKANDESVETFFKVLKRIITHTLWISSVILSARFLYLPEVIPKYLYITLKIYIIVTVGLLIVKAVATIVDTLDALSHKYSNSNDILRLYERLRHLIPLLKKCLEYVLYIGIVNLVVPEIEPIAWISAYTPKIVQIIGVYFISNVLNEVAYFLLDEFYLKTTDVDNSQRQKRLTLIPLMRSFAKYFIYFTAGVTILKLIGIDPAPILAGAGIVGIAVGLGAQNLINDVVCGFLILFENYYLVGDYVAAGKMEERTVEGVVEAIELRTTHIRHPDGQLQIIRNGDIGSIINFSKQYIYARVEISVSYEENLDHVYRVVEKVGQQLMLDEPDVLESTRVAGIEHFGEHHLLLLTLTKVKPGKHLHIQRVLRKILKDTFNQEEIEICGFSKNQQP from the coding sequence ATGAATATACTAATTATCCTGGGTGAAATCATCTTTTTAATAGTCATTTTTTTGTTGTTAAACTGGCTAATTGGCATAACTTTTCAGCAGGTTGCTAAAATTTCCTGGCTCCAAGGAAAAACTGCAAATATCACCTTCCTACGCCGCAGTATCAGCCGAATCTTAATTTTGACTTCTGTTGTGCTATGTCTGGCACTGATTGCTGTGAATGGGATGGTGATTTATCGAGGTGGCAACGTTAAGGAATTTCAACTTAATTTAATTCGCAGTTTGCCTACTCAATTTTGGCTCAATATCTTAACTGCAAGCTTGAAAACTGTCAGCTTGCTAATGCTAGTTAAATTTAGTATACCATCCTTACATCAGGCTATTGATTGGGTCTGCAATTACGCTAAGACAGCCGATCAAATCAAAGCTAATGATGAAAGCGTTGAGACTTTTTTTAAAGTCTTAAAAAGAATTATTACTCATACTCTCTGGATATCTTCTGTTATTCTATCTGCTAGATTTCTCTATCTGCCAGAAGTTATTCCCAAATATTTATATATTACCTTAAAAATATACATTATTGTCACAGTTGGTTTACTGATTGTTAAGGCTGTTGCTACTATCGTTGATACTCTCGACGCACTGAGTCATAAATACTCCAATTCCAACGATATACTGCGTTTATACGAACGTTTACGTCATCTCATACCCTTATTAAAAAAATGTTTAGAATACGTCCTCTATATTGGTATAGTCAATCTTGTTGTTCCCGAAATAGAACCGATTGCTTGGATAAGTGCTTATACTCCTAAAATCGTCCAGATTATTGGAGTTTATTTTATTAGCAATGTTTTGAATGAAGTTGCTTACTTTCTTCTAGATGAGTTCTACTTAAAAACTACAGATGTTGATAACTCACAGCGACAAAAGCGGCTAACATTGATTCCTTTAATGCGGAGTTTTGCCAAATATTTTATCTACTTTACTGCTGGAGTTACTATACTCAAGCTGATTGGTATCGATCCTGCGCCTATCTTAGCAGGTGCAGGAATTGTCGGTATAGCAGTTGGTCTGGGAGCGCAAAACCTAATTAATGATGTTGTTTGTGGATTTTTGATTTTGTTTGAAAACTATTACTTGGTCGGTGATTATGTTGCAGCCGGGAAAATGGAAGAAAGAACTGTCGAAGGGGTTGTAGAAGCAATTGAACTGCGAACCACTCACATCCGCCATCCTGATGGTCAATTACAGATTATTCGCAATGGAGATATTGGCTCGATTATTAATTTCTCCAAGCAGTATATATATGCCAGGGTGGAAATTAGCGTCTCTTATGAAGAGAATTTAGATCATGTATATAGAGTGGTTGAGAAGGTAGGACAGCAGTTAATGTTGGATGAACCGGATGTTCTCGAATCTACACGAGTAGCTGGAATAGAACATTTTGGAGAGCATCACTTGTTACTGCTGACGCTGACAAAAGTTAAACCAGGAAAACATCTGCATATTCAGCGTGTTCTGCGCAAGATATTAAAAGATACTTTTAACCAGGAAGAAATTGAAATTTGCGGTTTTTCTAAGAACCAGCAACCCTGA